From one Culex quinquefasciatus strain JHB chromosome 3, VPISU_Cqui_1.0_pri_paternal, whole genome shotgun sequence genomic stretch:
- the LOC6050899 gene encoding uncharacterized protein LOC6050899, translated as MGDACRKEEFLRRDLVAQIVGGNEDLVGSEVVDCSLRRSSTMDGFMATIYHLDVTIRKSSLDATTMVLNLLVKVMKGSESFRRESLGFILFPNEINVYKNVVPAFKKLITASGAAIPIESWCPRVFFSEQGRFPAYSDQLETILVMQNVQPLDFVSGPRLDLDEPHLLLMARQIAQFHACSYALRITNESKLRQLVDAIIPLNFVQDGKVFFESYDIVFRHTQERLFQYFEEHPELLADDKTRSNIELFHKSYGGNPSQLMQRCLQQDDVYSVILHGDYNRNNVLFKYGNDGTPEDVLMIDFQENRFGTPALDLSFFMYMNIAMELRESCWSKVLKCYHDELIRCLLEITKLPKDDVRLEPYSYENFLTHLARYFVYGAIIAVKFLPAMMASEEEIAHVVHYFHNDVRNEGFRTVLKSCGGEAASRRIAEVMLHCSRMGYLQFLSD; from the exons ATGGGTGACGCGTGTCGTAAAGAGGAGTTTCTGCGGCGCGATCTGGTGGCGCAGATAGTTGGCGGGAATGAAGATCTGGTCGGGTCGGAGGTTGTGGACTGTTCGCTGCGGAGGTCATCCACCATGGACGGTTTTATGGCCACGATCTACCATCTGGATGTAACGATTCGAAAGTCGAGCTTGGA TGCTACGACGATGGTTTTAAACCTGCTGGTCAAGGTGATGAAAGGAAGTGAGTCGTTTCGGCGCGAATCGCTGGGATTTATACTGTTTCCGAACGAGATCAACGTGTACAAGAATGTCGTTCCGGCGTTCAAGAAGCTGATCACCGCCAGTGGTGCTGCGATTCCGATCGAAAGCTGGTGTCCTCGGGTGTTCTTCTCCGAGCAAGGACGTTTCCCGGCGTACAGCGATCAGCTGGAAACGATACTGGTCATGCAGAACGTTCAACCCCTCGATTTTGTGTCCGGCCCTCGTCTCGATCTAGACGAGCCCCATTTGCTGTTGATGGCCCGACAGATTGCGCAGTTCCACGCGTGTAGCTACGCTTTGCGCATCACTAATGAATCAAAATTGCGTCAATTGGTTGACGCGATAATACCGCTGAACTTTGTTCAGGACGGAAAGGTCTTCTTCGAAAGCTACGACATTGTCTTTCGGCACACCCAAGAACGACTCTTCCAATACTTCGAAGAACATCCAGAACTCCTCGCAGACGACAAAACTCGCTCCAACATTGAGCTCTTTCACAAGTCCTACGGCGGGAACCCGTCCCAACTGATGCAAAGATGTCTCCAACAAGACGACGTCTACTCGGTGATTCTGCACGGAGATTACAACCGGAACAACGTCCTCTTCAAGTACGGCAACGATGGTACACCCGAAGACGTACTCATGATCGACTTCCAAGAGAATCGGTTCGGAACACCCGCACTGGATCTATCCTTCTTCATGTACATGAACATCGCAATGGAACTAAGAGAAAGCTGCTGGAGCAAAGTGTTGAAATGCTACCACGACGAGCTGATTAGATGTCTGCTGGAGATCACCAAACTGCCAAAGGATGACGTCCGATTAGAGCCGTACAG CTACGAAAACTTTCTGACCCACCTGGCCCGGTACTTTGTCTACGGGGCCATAATCGCGGTCAAGTTCCTGCCGGCGATGATGGCCTCGGAGGAAGAAATCGCACACGTGGTGCACTACTTCCACAACGATGTCCGGAACGAGGGCTTCCGTACGGTGCTCAAGAGCTGCGGCGGAGAAGCGGCCAGCCGACGAATCGCGGAAGTAATGCTGCACTGCTCCCGGATGGGCTACCTGCAGTTCCTGTCGGATTGA